AgagctgctgctgctgaAAAGAACGTTCCATTATACGTTCACTTAGCTGAATTATCTGGTGCTAAGACTTCTCCATTCGTTTTACCAGTTCCATTCTTAAACGTCTTGAACGGTGGTTCCCACGCTGGTGGTGCTTTAGCTTTACAAGAATTCATGATTGCTCCAACTGGTGCTAAATCTTTCTCTGAAGCTTTGAGAATCGGTTCTGAAACTTACCACCACTTGAAATCTTTGACCAAGAAGAGATACGGTCCATCCGCCGGTAACGTCGGTGACGAAGGTGGTGTTGCTCCAAACATTCAAACCCCAGAAGAAGCTTTGGACTTAATTGTTGATGCTATCAAGGCCGCTGGTCACGAAGGTAAGATCCAAATCGGTTTAGATTGTGCCTCCTCTGAATTCTTCAAGGACGGTATGTACGATTTAGACTTCAAAAATCCAAACTCCGACAAATCTAAATGGTTATCTGGTAAGCAATTAGCTGACTTATACCACTCCTTGATGAAGAAGTACCCAATTATCTCCATTGAAGATCCATTTGCTGAAGATGACTGGGAAGCTTGGACTCACTTCTACAAGACCGCTGGTATCCAAATTGTTGCTGATGATTTAACTGTCACCAACCCAGCCAGAATTGCTACTGCTATTGAAAAGAAATCCGCTGATGCTTTATTATTGAAGGTCAACCAAATCGGTACTTTATCCGAATCCATCAAGGCTGCTCAAGATTCCTTCAAGGCCGACTGGGGTGTCATGGTTTCCCACAGATCTGGTGAAACTGAAGATGTCTTCATTGCTGATTTAGTTGTTGGTTTGAGAACTGGTCAAATCAAGACTGGTGCTCCAGCCAGATCTGAAAGATTAGCTAAATTGAACCAAATCTTAagaattgaagaagaattaggTTCCAAGGCTGTCTACGCCGGTGCCAAGTTCCACCACGGTAACCAAATCTAAGTTAACCAATAAATTCttattttaatgattttatttagtttatttttagtttaaCGTTAATTAACGAATCTATATAGATTTTAAACGACTTTGATTCATGTCGATTTTTTGACTACTATACTCGAGTAATATACCTCAAGATTTTTCTaggaaaaaagaattaagaTAATGAAGCTGCATAACTGATTTGCTTGAATTGCTGGTAAAATCAGCAAACTTTGCCTGGTCCGCCAAAAGCACTTGTTTCCATCTAGATCTAGCTGGCCtgaatataatattatattatgtcattaataattttttttcctgaTATAAAATCGTAATACAATGAAGTTTGATTACTTGTTATTAcagtttttttattcagattaaacaattttttttaaagtatTACTAATCACATAGGTATTATTCTCAACGTGTTCGTTACCataatatttgttattttaGTGAAATTTATATTGCTAACAATACTCAGTTAGCATTAGATCGAAAAGTGGCACTAATTATATAGTTCCTAGCACCAAACAATATTTGCTTAACAAAATACAGAACTATCTGAAAGTctatcaaattttttttaattttattgcGAAATCTAGATCTGGTAGTTCTTTTGTCTTTCATgacaatttattttgataataacgATAACataagaatatattttgattaattaaaaaatttagacGCGTCTAATTTTTAACATAGCTAAATATATCTTGAGAAATTGAGatctttttattcttataatattaaaaataacctaaggttattattgttgtataattatattttatcatgGTGAAACTTCTcctaataaatttataaaacaTAAAGGATataacaataaataaataaccGTGACCTAACTATAAggtgatattaaaaaatctgactataaaaaaaaagtttggGGTTAGATACTTATGAAAGATAACATCACCCTAGTTGGAGGGTAATGAATGATCTGAATGGCATTATTATATCACCCAGACAAAATAGAACCTTTTATAATTTCAGAACTGAGCAATCAGTTTTGGATAAAGCAAAATACAtccattatttattgataatgaGTATATTTTGTGGCCGAATatctaaagaaaatttgtGATATTGAGTCTTAAGTATGATTTTGTAGGAAGTAAGTTTTACTACAATGGGATTGTGTTGTG
This DNA window, taken from Henningerozyma blattae CBS 6284 chromosome 3, complete genome, encodes the following:
- the ENO1 gene encoding phosphopyruvate hydratase ENO1 (similar to Saccharomyces cerevisiae ENO1 (YGR254W) and ENO2 (YHR174W); ancestral locus Anc_5.62) translates to MAITKIHARSVYDSRGNPTVEVELTTSAGMFRSIVPSGASTGVHEALEMRDEDKSQWMGKGVLKAVANVNDVIAPALIKANVDVKDQQAIDDFMLKLDGTPNKSKLGANAILGVSMAAARAAAAEKNVPLYVHLAELSGAKTSPFVLPVPFLNVLNGGSHAGGALALQEFMIAPTGAKSFSEALRIGSETYHHLKSLTKKRYGPSAGNVGDEGGVAPNIQTPEEALDLIVDAIKAAGHEGKIQIGLDCASSEFFKDGMYDLDFKNPNSDKSKWLSGKQLADLYHSLMKKYPIISIEDPFAEDDWEAWTHFYKTAGIQIVADDLTVTNPARIATAIEKKSADALLLKVNQIGTLSESIKAAQDSFKADWGVMVSHRSGETEDVFIADLVVGLRTGQIKTGAPARSERLAKLNQILRIEEELGSKAVYAGAKFHHGNQI